The following proteins come from a genomic window of Streptomyces sp. Sge12:
- a CDS encoding carotenoid oxygenase family protein encodes MTADKPYLTGHYAPAVDETTATELTVEGSLPPELTGRLIRNSHNPKAGVTPAHWFKGSGMVHGIRLREGRAEWYRNRWVHTPALDGAPYMTEHGPDLAASTAGTHVIEHAGRLLALCEANLPFELTPELETVGAHDFGGKLRSAMTAHPKTDPVTGELHFFGSSPFPPHLMYYVADANGHITHSAEVPGASAALKHDFAITRHYVVFIEGTVTFDPAEHSGIPYGWNDAQPARIGVMPRGPRGAGLIRWFPIEPGSMLHAANAYEDAAGRIVLEGPTVDREGFRLSWNWWVGAPGRGTEPNALSYNRRWVIDLAAGSVDEQTTDDLAIEFPTLNEEFLGSEHRYQYAISFPDQDGQGGYGIVKYDRTTGSRDIKEVGDARLPGEAVFVPAAGATREDDGYLLTVVSDLKQDASQLLVLDASDLGRVATVHLPRRVTAGIHGSWIPDSALDGSETDR; translated from the coding sequence ATGACCGCCGACAAGCCCTACCTGACCGGCCACTACGCCCCGGCCGTCGACGAGACCACCGCCACCGAACTGACCGTCGAGGGCTCCCTGCCGCCGGAGCTGACCGGGCGGCTGATCCGCAACAGCCACAACCCCAAGGCCGGCGTCACCCCCGCCCACTGGTTCAAGGGCAGCGGCATGGTCCACGGGATCCGGCTGCGCGAGGGCCGCGCCGAGTGGTACCGCAACCGCTGGGTGCACACCCCCGCCCTGGACGGCGCCCCCTACATGACCGAGCACGGCCCCGACCTGGCCGCCAGCACCGCCGGCACCCACGTCATCGAACACGCCGGACGCCTCCTCGCCCTGTGCGAGGCGAACCTCCCCTTCGAACTCACCCCCGAGCTGGAGACGGTCGGCGCCCACGACTTCGGCGGCAAGCTGCGCAGCGCCATGACCGCGCACCCCAAGACGGACCCGGTCACCGGCGAGCTGCACTTCTTCGGCTCCTCGCCCTTCCCGCCCCACCTCATGTACTACGTCGCCGACGCCAACGGCCACATCACCCACAGCGCCGAGGTCCCGGGGGCGAGCGCCGCCCTCAAGCACGACTTCGCCATCACCCGCCACTACGTGGTCTTCATCGAGGGCACCGTCACCTTCGATCCCGCCGAGCACTCCGGTATCCCCTACGGCTGGAACGACGCGCAGCCGGCCAGGATCGGCGTCATGCCCCGCGGGCCCCGGGGCGCCGGGCTGATCCGCTGGTTCCCCATCGAGCCGGGCAGCATGCTGCACGCCGCCAACGCGTACGAGGACGCCGCCGGCCGCATCGTGCTGGAGGGCCCGACCGTCGACCGGGAGGGCTTCCGGCTCTCGTGGAACTGGTGGGTCGGCGCCCCGGGCCGCGGCACCGAGCCCAATGCCCTTTCCTACAACCGCCGATGGGTCATCGACCTGGCCGCGGGCAGCGTCGACGAGCAGACCACCGACGATCTCGCGATCGAATTCCCCACGCTCAACGAGGAGTTCCTCGGGTCCGAGCACCGCTACCAGTACGCGATCTCCTTCCCCGACCAGGACGGCCAGGGCGGCTACGGCATCGTCAAGTACGACCGCACCACCGGCTCCCGTGACATCAAGGAGGTAGGCGACGCCCGCCTGCCCGGCGAGGCCGTGTTCGTCCCCGCCGCCGGCGCCACCCGAGAGGACGACGGCTACCTGCTCACCGTCGTCTCCGACCTCAAGCAGGACGCCTCGCAGCTCCTGGTCCTGGACGCCTCCGACCTCGGCCGGGTGGCCACCGTCCACCTGCCGCGCCGCGTCACCGCCGGCATCCACGGCTCCTGGATCCCCGACAGCGCCCTGGACGGCTCCGAGACCGACCGCTGA
- a CDS encoding SRPBCC family protein, which translates to MFTIDETAPVIVRLSLMIDAPLERVWELHTRIDDWPSWNADIDRAVLDGPLAPGSSFGWKAHGLDITSTVLEVVPGERVVWGGPAGGIDGVHVWTFERAGSRVRVRTEESWSGAPVDAAADELKAALHDSLTAWLSGLKARAEQAC; encoded by the coding sequence ATGTTCACCATCGACGAGACCGCACCCGTCATCGTCCGCCTGTCCCTCATGATCGACGCCCCGCTGGAGCGGGTCTGGGAGCTGCACACCCGGATCGACGACTGGCCGAGCTGGAACGCCGACATCGACCGGGCCGTGCTCGACGGCCCGCTGGCACCGGGCAGCTCCTTCGGCTGGAAGGCGCACGGCCTGGACATCACCTCCACCGTCCTGGAGGTCGTCCCCGGTGAGCGGGTGGTCTGGGGCGGCCCGGCCGGCGGTATCGACGGGGTCCACGTGTGGACCTTCGAGCGGGCCGGGAGCCGGGTGCGGGTCCGTACCGAGGAGTCGTGGAGCGGCGCCCCCGTCGACGCCGCGGCCGACGAGCTCAAAGCGGCCCTGCACGACTCGCTGACCGCCTGGCTCAGCGGCCTCAAGGCCCGTGCCGAGCAGGCCTGCTGA
- a CDS encoding MFS transporter yields MHTAPTRRPGAALAALAGAQFTVMLATSIVNVALPQIRDGVGLSDNGTTWVVNAYGLAFGALLLAGGRAADLIGRRRVLLAGIALFGAASLAAGLATSSPVLIAARAVQGLGAAAIAPAALALVMDLFPPGPGRGRALGVWGAVSGAGGAAGVLLGGVLTEAWGWQWIFHAVAIGTLPVLAGVAVSVPRTPVTGGGRFDLPGSITVTLALTSLVWGLTTARRSGWTDTSVLGAFALTAVLAGAFVLVERHHPNPLLPPRLFRTGRVTAGNLLMALLGSVWIALFFFLPLYQQQVLGSSPLAAGLGQLPLAAANMLGSTLAPRISRRIGATATVTTALLTEAAGLLWLTRISAHGSYLTDVLGPSTLIGLGLSIAFVQLTALSVEGVPGQDAGLAGGLVNTTRQVGGAIGLAVLATLAGTTTAHAAAHQPHLEALTAGYRTAFGISSAVLAATAVLTLLLIRTGTRRPAAVPAAAAPRP; encoded by the coding sequence GTGCACACCGCCCCCACCCGCCGCCCCGGAGCGGCACTCGCCGCCCTGGCGGGAGCGCAGTTCACCGTCATGCTCGCCACCTCGATCGTGAACGTGGCCCTGCCGCAGATCCGCGACGGCGTCGGGCTGTCGGACAACGGCACCACGTGGGTGGTCAACGCCTACGGCCTGGCCTTCGGCGCGCTGCTGCTGGCCGGTGGCAGGGCGGCCGACCTCATCGGCCGGCGCCGGGTGCTGCTCGCGGGGATCGCGCTGTTCGGCGCCGCGTCCCTGGCGGCGGGGCTGGCCACCTCCTCCCCGGTCCTGATCGCGGCCCGCGCGGTCCAGGGACTGGGCGCGGCGGCGATCGCCCCCGCAGCGCTGGCCCTGGTGATGGACCTGTTCCCGCCGGGCCCCGGACGGGGCAGGGCCCTGGGAGTGTGGGGCGCCGTGTCCGGCGCGGGCGGCGCGGCCGGAGTCCTCCTCGGCGGCGTCCTCACCGAGGCGTGGGGCTGGCAGTGGATCTTCCACGCCGTCGCCATCGGCACCCTCCCGGTCCTGGCCGGCGTCGCCGTGAGCGTGCCGCGGACCCCCGTCACCGGCGGCGGCCGGTTCGACCTGCCCGGCAGCATCACGGTCACCCTCGCGCTGACCTCCCTGGTGTGGGGCCTGACCACGGCCCGCCGGTCGGGCTGGACGGACACCTCCGTCCTCGGAGCCTTCGCCCTCACCGCGGTGCTGGCGGGCGCGTTCGTCCTGGTCGAACGCCACCACCCGAACCCGCTGCTGCCGCCACGCCTGTTCCGCACCGGTCGCGTCACCGCCGGCAATCTGCTGATGGCCCTGCTGGGCTCGGTGTGGATCGCCCTGTTCTTCTTCCTTCCGCTCTACCAGCAGCAGGTCCTCGGCTCCAGCCCGCTGGCCGCAGGACTGGGCCAACTCCCGCTGGCCGCGGCCAACATGCTGGGCTCCACCCTCGCTCCGCGGATCTCCCGCCGGATCGGCGCCACCGCGACGGTGACCACCGCCCTGCTGACCGAGGCGGCCGGGCTGCTGTGGCTGACCCGGATCAGCGCCCACGGCAGCTACCTCACCGACGTACTCGGCCCGAGCACCCTGATCGGCCTGGGCCTGAGCATCGCCTTCGTCCAGCTCACCGCCCTGTCCGTGGAGGGCGTCCCCGGGCAGGACGCCGGGCTCGCCGGCGGCCTGGTGAACACCACCCGGCAGGTCGGCGGCGCGATCGGACTCGCCGTCCTGGCCACCCTCGCCGGTACGACCACCGCCCACGCGGCGGCGCACCAGCCGCACCTCGAAGCGCTCACCGCCGGCTACCGCACCGCCTTCGGCATCTCCTCCGCCGTCCTCGCGGCCACCGCCGTCCTCACCCTGCTCCTCATCCGTACGGGCACCCGTCGCCCCGCGGCCGTTCCTGCCGCCGCGGCCCCGCGCCCGTAA